Proteins encoded within one genomic window of Oryza glaberrima chromosome 12, OglaRS2, whole genome shotgun sequence:
- the LOC127757636 gene encoding putative disease resistance protein RGA1 isoform X1: protein MPLLQRSFSIASAMALVFAGKAVATAAISFWINKAFTYLKEYKVEGIEDIKNRLLQSMPKIQVVLDIVNPRYVKEQSSALDAWLWQLRYAVEEAEDVIDVLEYYKLKEMAKDHKVSDWGSSFSKVKHKVIKSVKHVSSLDKNLKQFTHRGTLKRLREAVEGLDKVASDIMSILTVTEHLKEVASCSQQQEYSMNDDRATGLTLTPPKFVGREKEKEKIVRWLTKASTDASGNLMSTNHIPILSLIGHGGMGKTTLAQRVCEEMVRKNFKVIWVCVSDSFDVTSVTSKILESATGAKPNANCLETLQQNLIHKLKYSTDFLLVLDDVWEDKKIDKWEKLFAPLRTGKSGSKILLTTRMQSVAVLAAEAMGIETEFLTIEGLEEGENLELFSHSVFSGQNPQGFPNLKPVSKQIVKKLGGCPLVTKVVGGHLRSKMSFQHWNNFLQEGLEHFKGSEDDIMEVLRLSYYCLPTELQICFRYCSIFPQDYAFKMKDLVLMWIGSGLISQAGNKPPKRLEDIGEQILAQLAGKSFFETNIKVDPYSQRKEKCYIMHDLMHELARYVSSGECARIISPGMLENEKDTVRHLCISGIDYLSTEEVKKILHFKNVRTVIIEGPGLIDSNLFHAVENVMEQSKSLRLLQSNLENTFHLPKIAHLKHLRYIDLPRISPDTISGLVRLYHLLLVKCFNGSREEPKQVRYLGNIDHLRYVNYGKTLEFPIGRLTSLQELHNYRIQGGKGNKISTISNLSTLRELEVLGLENVESHEEADNVKLNNKKYITLLSLAWSARAAVENGKDELLLNHLEPHANIETLRISGYGGVKSPIWIENLRVKNLVSLELARCLYWEKLPSLGELLSLKHLWLECLPSLQQIGQSSDVSISGCIDLSLPPNLDTMIVRRCKELRALPILPTTLVHFETSNVGLTKLPRIGKECNENLETKSSRLLVVVVEECKCLNSLEESLLVQGDYIKSIHVLRIADCEDLEAAPLAFEQMNELRELDIRNCPKLRTSRGVGDTFLPLTLQKLNVNYCGELELPLIGALQGLTRLSELVLEKCKYLESLPSDDVFKSLKSLKFLEIIGCENLSSLGGLGSLQYLIKLKISACSKLMAIGSSQTPDASSSGEEPVVVTTSTLQIDYLEIDLPDILHLEPLKGLCHTKGLVIRGGTQLESLPEEWLLRNRGKLQSLKIYSASSLESLPLHMRDLCSLNFLLLYGAGKLQSLPDFPSSLQKLDITCCCKELEEKVGVNESPEWNNISHIARVHIGDSYFMDGKKCSEETLDRQQ, encoded by the exons ATGCCATTGTTACAG AGATCTTTCTCTATAGCTTCTGCCATGGCACTAGTGTTTGCTGGAAAGGCAGTGGCAACTGCAGCCATCTCCTTCTGGATCAACAAGGCTTTCACCTACCTGAAAGAGTACAAGGTTGAAGGCATCGAAGATATTAAGAACAGGCTACTGCAGTCGATGCCGAAGATCCAGGTCGTGCTCGATATTGTCAACCCCAGGTATGTAAAGGAACAGAGCAGTGCACTAGATGCATGGTTATGGCAGCTCAGGTATGCAGTTGAGGAGGCTGAGGATGTGATTGATGTGCTCGAGTACTACAAACTCAAAGAAATGGCAAAGGACCACAAGGTTAGTGACTGGGGTTCCTCTTTCTCTAAGGTGAAGCACAAAGTTATTAAGTCTGTTAAACATGTCAGTAGTTTGGACAAGAATTTGAAACAATTTACTCACCGGGGCACTCTCAAGAGGTTGAGGGAAGCTGTGGAGGGTTTAGACAAGGTTGCTTCAGATATTATGAGCATTCTCACAGTCACAGAGCATCTCAAAGAGGTTGCTTCGTGTAGTCAGCAGCAGGAGTATTCAATGAACGATGATCGTGCGACAGGTTTGACATTAACTCCGCCTAAATTTGTTGGAcgagaaaaggagaaagaaaagatagTTAGATGGCTGACAAAGGCATCAACTGACGCTTCTGGAAATTTGATGAGCACCAACCATATTCCTATTCTGTCATTAATTGGTCACGGTGGCATGGGGAAGACTACGTTGGCTCAACGTGTTTGTGAAGAAATGGTTAGGAAGAATTTCAAGGTTATATGGGTGTGTGTATCTGATAGCTTTGATGTAACATCTGTGACAAGTAAAATACTAGAATCTGCTACGGGGGCAAAACCTAATGCTAATTGTTTGGAGACACTACAGCAAAACCTAATACACAAACTGAAGTATTCTACTgattttttgcttgttttagaTGATGTGTGGGAAGATAAGAAAATAGATAAATGGGAAAAGTTGTTTGCTCCTCTAAGGACAGGGAAGAGTGGGAGCAAAATTTTGTTAACAACACGGATGCAGTCAGTAGCTGTTTTGGCCGCAGAAGCCATGGGAATTGAAACAGAGTTCTTGACAATAGAAGGACTAGAAGAAGGTGAAAATCTTGAGCTCTTCAGTCATTCTGTATTTTCTGGTCAGAATCCACAAGGTTTTCCAAATTTGAAACCAGTCAGCAAACAAATTGTGAAGAAACTAGGAGGATGTCCCCTGGTAACAAAGGTTGTTGGTGGCCATTTGCGGAGCAAGATGAGTTTTCAACACTGGAACAATTTCTTGCAAGAAGGTTTGGAACATTTTAAAGGAAGTGAAGATGATATTATGGAAGTCCTCAGACTAAGCTACTACTGTCTACCAACCGAGCTTCAGATTTGCTTTCGATACTGTAGTATATTCCCGCAAGATTATGCATTTAAAATGAAAGACCTAGTGCTGATGTGGATAGGTTCAGGACTGATCTCACAAGCTGGAAATAAACCACCAAAAAGGCTTGAGGACATTGGAGAACAGATCTTGGCTCAATTAGCTGGGAAATCATTCTTTGAAACCAATATCAAAGTAGATCCGTATAGTCAAAGGAAAGAAAAATGTTACATAATGCATGACTTAATGCATGAACTGGCAAGGTATGTATCTTCTGGGGAATGTGCAAGAATAATCAGTCCTGGCATGTTGGAAAATGAGAAGGATACAGTTCGACACCTATGTATTTCTGGAATTGACTATTTATCTACTGAGGAGGTTAAGAAGATCTTACATTTTAAGAATGTGCGCACTGTTATCATTGAAGGCCCAGGTTTGATTGACAGCAATTTATTTCATGCAGTTGAAAATGTTATGGAACAATCAAAATCGCTGCGTCTACTGCAATCAAATTTGGAGAATACATTTCATCTTCCAAAAATTGCTCATCTAAAGCACCTCCGTTACATTGATCTACCTAGGATATCTCCTGATACCATAAGTGGACTTGTGAGACTTTATCACTTATTGCTAGTTAAATGTTTCAATGGTTCTCGCGAAGAGCCAAAACAAGTGAGGTATTTGGGAAACATTGATCATCTACGATATGTGAATTACGGCAAAACTCTTGAGTTCCCAATTGGAAGGCTCACTTCACTTCAGGAGCTGCACAACTACAGGATCCAAGGTGGCAAAGGTAACAAAATAAGCACAATCAGCAACTTGAGTACTCTTCGTGAACTAGAGGTGCTTGGTCTTGAGAATGTTGAGAGCCATGAAGAAGCTGACAATGTCAAGCTAAATAATAAGAAATATATCACCTTGTTATCTTTGGCATGGTCAGCACGTGCGGCTGTGGAAAACGGAAAAGATGAGTTGCTTCTTAATCACCTTGAGCCACATGCTAATATTGAAACGCTGAGAATTTCAGGTTATGGTGGTGTAAAGTCTCCTATTTGGATTGAGAATCTCCGCGTCAAGAACCTAGTGTCACTTGAGTTGGCAAGGTGTTTATATTGGGAAAAACTTCCTTCACTTGGAGAGTTATTATCTCTTAAACATCTTTGGTTGGAGTGTCTTCCTAGCTTGCAACAGATTGGTCAATCATCTGATGTGTCAATTAGTGGTTGCATTGATTTATCCCTTCCTCCAAATCTTGACACTATGATAGTAAGACGCTGCAAAGAGCTGAGGGCATTGCCTATCCTGCCTACTACCTTGGTTCATTTTGAAACAAGTAATGTTGGCTTGACCAAACTTCCTAGGATAGGAAAGGAATGCAATGAGAACCTTGAGACCAAGTCATCCAGGCTCCTGGTCGTAGTTGTCGAAGAATGTAAATGTCTGAACTCACTTGAAGAGAGCCTTCTAGTGCAGGGAGACTACATCAAAAGCATCCATGTCCTACGCATCGCAGATTGTGAAGATCTGGAGGCTGCTCCATTGGCATTTGAACAGATGAATGAACTTAGAGAGCTTGATATCAGAAACTGTCCAAAGCTGAGGACATCGAGAGGTGTTGGAGATACATTCCTGCCATTAACACTTCAAAAACTGAATGTCAATTACTGTGGTGAACTTGAACTTCCACTGATTGGAGCACTACAAGGACTCACGCGTCTTTCTGAGCTGGTGTTGGAGAAGTGCAAATACCTAGAATCACTCCCCTCAGATGATGTGTTCAAGAGTCTCAAGTCTCTGAAGTTTCTTGAGATAATAGGATGCGAGAATCTCTCATCCTTGGGTGGTCTTGGTTCCCTTCAATACCTTATTAAGCTGAAAATCAGTGCTTGTAGTAAGCTCATGGCGATCGGGTCATCTCAAACTCCCGACGCATCGTCTAGTGGTGAAGAGCCTGTGGTGGTGACTACTAGCACCCTGCAGATAGACTATCTTGAAATTGATCTGCCAGACATACTGCATCTTGAGCCACTCAAGGGTCTCTGTCACACCAAGGGGTTGGTGATCAGAGGTGGAACGCAGCTGGAGAGCTTACCTGAGGAATGGCTTCTTCGGAACCGTGGAAAGCTCCAATCCCTGAAGATTTACAGTGCCAGTTCTTTGGAATCTCTGCCCCTCCATATGCGAGACCTATGCTCTCTCAACTTCTTGCTGTTATATGGTGCTGGGAAGCTTCAGTCTCTTCCTGATTTCCCATCCTCTCTGCAGAAGCTCGATATCACTTGCTGCTGCAAAGAACTGGAGGAGAAGGTTGGAGTAAATGAAAGCCCTGAATGGAATAATATCTCCCACATTGCCAGGGTGCACATAG GAGATTCATACTTCATGGACGGCAAAAA
- the LOC127757636 gene encoding putative disease resistance protein RGA1 isoform X3 yields MALVFAGKAVATAAISFWINKAFTYLKEYKVEGIEDIKNRLLQSMPKIQVVLDIVNPRYVKEQSSALDAWLWQLRYAVEEAEDVIDVLEYYKLKEMAKDHKVSDWGSSFSKVKHKVIKSVKHVSSLDKNLKQFTHRGTLKRLREAVEGLDKVASDIMSILTVTEHLKEVASCSQQQEYSMNDDRATGLTLTPPKFVGREKEKEKIVRWLTKASTDASGNLMSTNHIPILSLIGHGGMGKTTLAQRVCEEMVRKNFKVIWVCVSDSFDVTSVTSKILESATGAKPNANCLETLQQNLIHKLKYSTDFLLVLDDVWEDKKIDKWEKLFAPLRTGKSGSKILLTTRMQSVAVLAAEAMGIETEFLTIEGLEEGENLELFSHSVFSGQNPQGFPNLKPVSKQIVKKLGGCPLVTKVVGGHLRSKMSFQHWNNFLQEGLEHFKGSEDDIMEVLRLSYYCLPTELQICFRYCSIFPQDYAFKMKDLVLMWIGSGLISQAGNKPPKRLEDIGEQILAQLAGKSFFETNIKVDPYSQRKEKCYIMHDLMHELARYVSSGECARIISPGMLENEKDTVRHLCISGIDYLSTEEVKKILHFKNVRTVIIEGPGLIDSNLFHAVENVMEQSKSLRLLQSNLENTFHLPKIAHLKHLRYIDLPRISPDTISGLVRLYHLLLVKCFNGSREEPKQVRYLGNIDHLRYVNYGKTLEFPIGRLTSLQELHNYRIQGGKGNKISTISNLSTLRELEVLGLENVESHEEADNVKLNNKKYITLLSLAWSARAAVENGKDELLLNHLEPHANIETLRISGYGGVKSPIWIENLRVKNLVSLELARCLYWEKLPSLGELLSLKHLWLECLPSLQQIGQSSDVSISGCIDLSLPPNLDTMIVRRCKELRALPILPTTLVHFETSNVGLTKLPRIGKECNENLETKSSRLLVVVVEECKCLNSLEESLLVQGDYIKSIHVLRIADCEDLEAAPLAFEQMNELRELDIRNCPKLRTSRGVGDTFLPLTLQKLNVNYCGELELPLIGALQGLTRLSELVLEKCKYLESLPSDDVFKSLKSLKFLEIIGCENLSSLGGLGSLQYLIKLKISACSKLMAIGSSQTPDASSSGEEPVVVTTSTLQIDYLEIDLPDILHLEPLKGLCHTKGLVIRGGTQLESLPEEWLLRNRGKLQSLKIYSASSLESLPLHMRDLCSLNFLLLYGAGKLQSLPDFPSSLQKLDITCCCKELEEKVGVNESPEWNNISHIARVHIGDSYFMDGKKCSEETLDRQQ; encoded by the exons ATGGCACTAGTGTTTGCTGGAAAGGCAGTGGCAACTGCAGCCATCTCCTTCTGGATCAACAAGGCTTTCACCTACCTGAAAGAGTACAAGGTTGAAGGCATCGAAGATATTAAGAACAGGCTACTGCAGTCGATGCCGAAGATCCAGGTCGTGCTCGATATTGTCAACCCCAGGTATGTAAAGGAACAGAGCAGTGCACTAGATGCATGGTTATGGCAGCTCAGGTATGCAGTTGAGGAGGCTGAGGATGTGATTGATGTGCTCGAGTACTACAAACTCAAAGAAATGGCAAAGGACCACAAGGTTAGTGACTGGGGTTCCTCTTTCTCTAAGGTGAAGCACAAAGTTATTAAGTCTGTTAAACATGTCAGTAGTTTGGACAAGAATTTGAAACAATTTACTCACCGGGGCACTCTCAAGAGGTTGAGGGAAGCTGTGGAGGGTTTAGACAAGGTTGCTTCAGATATTATGAGCATTCTCACAGTCACAGAGCATCTCAAAGAGGTTGCTTCGTGTAGTCAGCAGCAGGAGTATTCAATGAACGATGATCGTGCGACAGGTTTGACATTAACTCCGCCTAAATTTGTTGGAcgagaaaaggagaaagaaaagatagTTAGATGGCTGACAAAGGCATCAACTGACGCTTCTGGAAATTTGATGAGCACCAACCATATTCCTATTCTGTCATTAATTGGTCACGGTGGCATGGGGAAGACTACGTTGGCTCAACGTGTTTGTGAAGAAATGGTTAGGAAGAATTTCAAGGTTATATGGGTGTGTGTATCTGATAGCTTTGATGTAACATCTGTGACAAGTAAAATACTAGAATCTGCTACGGGGGCAAAACCTAATGCTAATTGTTTGGAGACACTACAGCAAAACCTAATACACAAACTGAAGTATTCTACTgattttttgcttgttttagaTGATGTGTGGGAAGATAAGAAAATAGATAAATGGGAAAAGTTGTTTGCTCCTCTAAGGACAGGGAAGAGTGGGAGCAAAATTTTGTTAACAACACGGATGCAGTCAGTAGCTGTTTTGGCCGCAGAAGCCATGGGAATTGAAACAGAGTTCTTGACAATAGAAGGACTAGAAGAAGGTGAAAATCTTGAGCTCTTCAGTCATTCTGTATTTTCTGGTCAGAATCCACAAGGTTTTCCAAATTTGAAACCAGTCAGCAAACAAATTGTGAAGAAACTAGGAGGATGTCCCCTGGTAACAAAGGTTGTTGGTGGCCATTTGCGGAGCAAGATGAGTTTTCAACACTGGAACAATTTCTTGCAAGAAGGTTTGGAACATTTTAAAGGAAGTGAAGATGATATTATGGAAGTCCTCAGACTAAGCTACTACTGTCTACCAACCGAGCTTCAGATTTGCTTTCGATACTGTAGTATATTCCCGCAAGATTATGCATTTAAAATGAAAGACCTAGTGCTGATGTGGATAGGTTCAGGACTGATCTCACAAGCTGGAAATAAACCACCAAAAAGGCTTGAGGACATTGGAGAACAGATCTTGGCTCAATTAGCTGGGAAATCATTCTTTGAAACCAATATCAAAGTAGATCCGTATAGTCAAAGGAAAGAAAAATGTTACATAATGCATGACTTAATGCATGAACTGGCAAGGTATGTATCTTCTGGGGAATGTGCAAGAATAATCAGTCCTGGCATGTTGGAAAATGAGAAGGATACAGTTCGACACCTATGTATTTCTGGAATTGACTATTTATCTACTGAGGAGGTTAAGAAGATCTTACATTTTAAGAATGTGCGCACTGTTATCATTGAAGGCCCAGGTTTGATTGACAGCAATTTATTTCATGCAGTTGAAAATGTTATGGAACAATCAAAATCGCTGCGTCTACTGCAATCAAATTTGGAGAATACATTTCATCTTCCAAAAATTGCTCATCTAAAGCACCTCCGTTACATTGATCTACCTAGGATATCTCCTGATACCATAAGTGGACTTGTGAGACTTTATCACTTATTGCTAGTTAAATGTTTCAATGGTTCTCGCGAAGAGCCAAAACAAGTGAGGTATTTGGGAAACATTGATCATCTACGATATGTGAATTACGGCAAAACTCTTGAGTTCCCAATTGGAAGGCTCACTTCACTTCAGGAGCTGCACAACTACAGGATCCAAGGTGGCAAAGGTAACAAAATAAGCACAATCAGCAACTTGAGTACTCTTCGTGAACTAGAGGTGCTTGGTCTTGAGAATGTTGAGAGCCATGAAGAAGCTGACAATGTCAAGCTAAATAATAAGAAATATATCACCTTGTTATCTTTGGCATGGTCAGCACGTGCGGCTGTGGAAAACGGAAAAGATGAGTTGCTTCTTAATCACCTTGAGCCACATGCTAATATTGAAACGCTGAGAATTTCAGGTTATGGTGGTGTAAAGTCTCCTATTTGGATTGAGAATCTCCGCGTCAAGAACCTAGTGTCACTTGAGTTGGCAAGGTGTTTATATTGGGAAAAACTTCCTTCACTTGGAGAGTTATTATCTCTTAAACATCTTTGGTTGGAGTGTCTTCCTAGCTTGCAACAGATTGGTCAATCATCTGATGTGTCAATTAGTGGTTGCATTGATTTATCCCTTCCTCCAAATCTTGACACTATGATAGTAAGACGCTGCAAAGAGCTGAGGGCATTGCCTATCCTGCCTACTACCTTGGTTCATTTTGAAACAAGTAATGTTGGCTTGACCAAACTTCCTAGGATAGGAAAGGAATGCAATGAGAACCTTGAGACCAAGTCATCCAGGCTCCTGGTCGTAGTTGTCGAAGAATGTAAATGTCTGAACTCACTTGAAGAGAGCCTTCTAGTGCAGGGAGACTACATCAAAAGCATCCATGTCCTACGCATCGCAGATTGTGAAGATCTGGAGGCTGCTCCATTGGCATTTGAACAGATGAATGAACTTAGAGAGCTTGATATCAGAAACTGTCCAAAGCTGAGGACATCGAGAGGTGTTGGAGATACATTCCTGCCATTAACACTTCAAAAACTGAATGTCAATTACTGTGGTGAACTTGAACTTCCACTGATTGGAGCACTACAAGGACTCACGCGTCTTTCTGAGCTGGTGTTGGAGAAGTGCAAATACCTAGAATCACTCCCCTCAGATGATGTGTTCAAGAGTCTCAAGTCTCTGAAGTTTCTTGAGATAATAGGATGCGAGAATCTCTCATCCTTGGGTGGTCTTGGTTCCCTTCAATACCTTATTAAGCTGAAAATCAGTGCTTGTAGTAAGCTCATGGCGATCGGGTCATCTCAAACTCCCGACGCATCGTCTAGTGGTGAAGAGCCTGTGGTGGTGACTACTAGCACCCTGCAGATAGACTATCTTGAAATTGATCTGCCAGACATACTGCATCTTGAGCCACTCAAGGGTCTCTGTCACACCAAGGGGTTGGTGATCAGAGGTGGAACGCAGCTGGAGAGCTTACCTGAGGAATGGCTTCTTCGGAACCGTGGAAAGCTCCAATCCCTGAAGATTTACAGTGCCAGTTCTTTGGAATCTCTGCCCCTCCATATGCGAGACCTATGCTCTCTCAACTTCTTGCTGTTATATGGTGCTGGGAAGCTTCAGTCTCTTCCTGATTTCCCATCCTCTCTGCAGAAGCTCGATATCACTTGCTGCTGCAAAGAACTGGAGGAGAAGGTTGGAGTAAATGAAAGCCCTGAATGGAATAATATCTCCCACATTGCCAGGGTGCACATAG GAGATTCATACTTCATGGACGGCAAAAA